AGTTCGGCGTGAGGTCGTCGTAGCGCTGCCACCAGCCGGGGTTGTTCGCCTGCTGCGCAAGGTCGAGCAGCCGTTCGCGCTCGCCGGCGTCGTCCATCCGGTACAGCGTCAGCAGGTCGTCGACGTCGCGCGGCTTGAAGCCGACCTTGCCGAGCTCGAGCCGGCTGATCTTCGACTCCGACCCGCGGATCGCCCAGCCCGCGTCACCGCGGCTGATCCCGGCCTCCTCGCGCATCCGGCGCAGGTGGGCCCCGAGCATGATCCGCAGGGCGGTCGGCCCGCCCGGCGCGCCCTGCTCCTCGGTCACCAGGACCCTCCCCATCGACTCTCCAGCGACGTGCCCGCCGATCTTTGCACGTTCGGCCGGAGATTGGGGAGTCCGGACTCGCTACGGGGTGTGATATTTCCGCTCCGATGTGGATAGGCTCGGGTCTTCCGCCGAACCGTCCCCCGAGTGAGGTCGCCGCATGTCCGACGCCACCAAGGCTCCCAGCTCCGTCCCGGTCGGGGTGGACACCACCCGGGCCAGCATCGCGCGCGTGTACGACGCGGCGCTGAACGGCAAGGACAACTTCGAGATCGACCGCGAAGTGCTGCGGCAGGTCGCGACGGTGGCCCCGCAGGTGAACGACCTGGCCTGGTCGAACCGCAACTTCCTGATCCGCGCCTGCCGCTTCCTGGCCGGCCAGGTCGGCATCACGCAGTACCTGGACTGCGGCTCCGGCCTGCCGACCGCGGAGAACACGCACCAGGTCGTGCAGCGGCTGCAGCCGGCCGCGAAGGTGCTCTACATCGACAACGACCCGGTGGTGCTCGCGCACGGCCGCGCGCTGCTGGAGGAGAACGACCGGACCCTGTTCATCAGCGCGGACATCTTCGAGCCCGAGAAGGTGCTGGCCGAGCCGCAGGTG
The Kribbella italica DNA segment above includes these coding regions:
- a CDS encoding SAM-dependent methyltransferase — protein: MSDATKAPSSVPVGVDTTRASIARVYDAALNGKDNFEIDREVLRQVATVAPQVNDLAWSNRNFLIRACRFLAGQVGITQYLDCGSGLPTAENTHQVVQRLQPAAKVLYIDNDPVVLAHGRALLEENDRTLFISADIFEPEKVLAEPQVQEFLDFDQPIALIHNGTLHHYLGDDGPDLMKTYMDALVPGSYSVVAHFYDPQTPEHSAIARAMEDKFTHSPMGSGVFRTYDQIRAMFPGQELVEPGLVLCDDWWPDGPRVKPLNQVEECIASGVGRKV